Proteins found in one Panicum hallii strain FIL2 chromosome 4, PHallii_v3.1, whole genome shotgun sequence genomic segment:
- the LOC112890343 gene encoding monooxygenase 1-like, producing MEQCRKKEEEGWRKSHGIVIIGGGIGGLATALALHRKGLSSLVLERSETVRTDGVCIAVHANGWRALDQLGIGTELRETTNSIACNGCQIDGWKEKQEKSLNPYKTFKPIDTDSGSHGTLISTVGGIGQGGSAALEDAVVLARSISRALPGGVHAVTSDLELHKKISAAMGKYVRERRARVFTLSLEAFVTGALLTAKSLAKYLVLVPILVLLGSESRRHTNYDCGRL from the exons ATGGAGCAG TGTCGGAAGAAGGAAGAGGAAGGATGGAGGAAGTCTCATGGCATCGTCATTATCggtggcggcatcggcggcCTTGCTACGGCTCTCGCTCTGCACAG GAAAGGGCTAAGTAGCCTTGTGTTGGAGAGGTCCGAGACTGTCAGAACGGATGGGGTCTGCATCGCCGTTCATGCCAACGGATGGCGCGCTCTGGACCAACTTGGGATTGGTACAGAGCTTAGGGAGACTACCAACTCAATTGCTTG TAATGGATGTCAAATCGATGGTTGGAAAGAGAAACAAGAAAAATCTTTGAACCCGTACAAGACCTTCAAACCCA TCGACACAGACTCCGGCAGCCACGGCACCCTTATCAGCACAGTGGGCGGCATTGGTCAGGGTGGCTCGGCCGCGCTGGAGGACGCCGTGGTGCTTGCCCGGTCGATTTCACGGGCCCTGCCAGGCGGGGTCCATGCGGTGACAAGTGATCTGGAACTGCATAAGAAGATCAGTGCGGCGATGGGGAAGTACGTGAGGGAGAGGAGGGCAAGGGTTTTTACGCTGTCTCTCGAGGCTTTCGTTACGGGAGCCTTGCTAACAGCAAAATCACTTGCGAAGTACCTTGTCTTGGTGCCCATCTTGGTTCTTCTTGGCAGTGAGTCACGTCGCCATACTAACTACGACTGCGGTCGTCTCTAG